The Anabaena sp. PCC 7108 region TTGTATAAGAAGTCATAGCGTCCAGCATCAACTTCAGCATTGCGCTGTTCGGCGCGAATTCGGTTAATCGTAGCTCTGAGACTATCTTTTTGCCCACTGAGTTCAGCTTCTAGACGTTGAATACCGGCTTGTTGAGAAAGTTTTTCACCGCTTAACTCGGCAGCAAGACGGGCAATTGTGGCTTGTTGAGCATTTTTTTCTCCGACTAACTGAGCTTGTAAACGAGCAATTACTGCTCTTTGGGCTTGAATATCTCTTGGTGAAACTGCTGTGATTTGAGCTAAATTAGCACGAGATTCTTGCAGCTTGGCTTTTGCTTCTTCCACTGCTGCCATGTTAGTATCTCGACTGTCTAAAATAGCTAGAACTTGACCTTGCTGAACTCGCTGTCCTTCTCTGATTAAGAGTTGCTGTACTCGTGATCCTGCTGATAATCCAGAGTTGGGGGCAGCGACTTTAATCACTTCTCCACGTGGTTCCAAACGTCCCACAGCACTAATGCTGCTGACAGATGGTGCCATGGTGACAGAGGAAGTGAGTTTTTTTAACTGTTCGATTTTAGCTGTGGCTATAAACCCAGCAGCAATCACTACGGGAAGTGCTACAGCAACTTTCAACCAAACTTTAGATTTTTCCAGTCCCTGTTCCGTTGACTTTGGTTTTTCAGTCACCCTTGACATGGTATGTTGCTCGGTTATCTGAATTGTGCTGATGGAAGTAAAAAAAACAAATTAGCCGCAACTGATAACTGTGAATAGCTTCTGAGTATGAGACGTAATTGCACTATTCGTTAAGAGAATTCAAACTCTTGAATTCACAAACTCCAGCACTCAGATCCTATTTATTTCTCAAGGCAACCTGGTATAAATCTGGTAGGTAAAAGTAGATCGGCTTAAATAATTATTGTTGGTATAAGGCAGGAGAGAAGAGTTTTTTGATCAGCAATCAGCAGGATATAATGTTACATCCTAAATTCTTACTGAATGCTGACACTATAACAATGCAGACATCTTTTAGGTAGTAGACTATTACCAAGAGTTTCTACAACCGAAGAATGTGCTAAAAAATCTAAAATTGTCTTTTCAGAAAAGAAAAATTGGCATAGTCAAAGACCAATTGAAACATATCTGTCAAATAAAGCATTCCCAACATCAAAATTACCTTAACTTGATTATTAACCTGTGAGCTTTCTTTAGTCATTTACACCTAAAAAAAGAACAAATTATCTCTGGGTACATATTCTAAAAAGTAGCTATGTTAATATTCCCCCTACTGTTTTTGACTCCATTGAACTCTGGCTTAAATGAATTCTACATTTATAAGTTATGGGAAAACGTAACGGAGCTTACAGATAAAGATATGAGAAGTTAGGGAGATAGAAAATGGTTATTGTGGTAAGTCAAATAATACAGTGGTCATGTAATTTTCTGCCCAATCTTGACCAAAGGCTTTTTCTAGTACACGACGGGTTTTATCATTTTGTTGTTGCTGGCTACAATAGTTCTGTTGTCCAGCCAAAATTGAGGCTACTTTTTCTGGAACAACAGGACTAGATAGGCTTGCTTGACGACAATGAATGTCTAAAAAATCTTCTACCCGCGAAAGAAACATTTTTTCTTCTGCTGGGGAACTAGGACGAACAAACAGACAAAAATCAGAAAAGATATTTCCCCACTCCGGTAACTCTCGCGGTTGGGAAAAATTGAGTACAGTTAACTCGCTCAAGGCAGAATTATACTCTGCTGGTAAGATTCTATCTAAGCTTACAGGAGAAAGGTCTGCGATCGCAGCACTAATTTGACCTCTACCCCCAACTAAGTCACAACCAAACATAGGAATGTCATATTCTGGACGGGGAAACATGACGCAATGCAAAATATCTAGCATATTTCCCACCTTTGCCAGTTCTAAGTGCATTTTGCGGAACTGGGGTGTTTGATAGCAGCGATTTTCTATAATCAGTTTTTCGCCTTCTAGTCTACCTTCTACATATCCCAATTCAGCAGGCAAATTGTATGGTGATAAATCTAGATGTTTATGCCAAACTGTCTCAATACAATCAGCTAGTTGACGAATCAGGGGATGTTGTTGCTCACGCAATGAGGGATTAGACGGAGAAGACATATTATTGTTGGGCAATATCAATCTATTTCTGAGTTTACAGTCATTTTGACGTAAATTAACCACATCTTGAGGAAAGTTTCGCACAAGAACGCAGTTTGTAGGCCAGGTTAGCGACAGCGTAACCCACCATTAATTTTTAACTATTCAATGTTGTGAGGTTTCATGTTTGCTGACAACATCAACCATTTTGGTTATATACTAATCGGAGCGGCGGGATTCGAACCCACGACCTCCACTACCCCAAAGTGGCGCGCTACCAAGCTGCGCTACGCCCCGTCTACTTAATTTCAGATTCTAAGTTAGTTTTTGGATTTAGGGTTTATCCAAGTCTGTGAATCTAAAACTTATTTAAGTCACTCTTACGAGAATATCACAAGGTTAAGGAAAATAGCAAGCTTTTTCAAAAAACTTTGAAAATTTCTGTAGCTTGTACCAAATCTGAAACGGCAGAAGCATCCCATTTACCTTCCACGCAGCGTCCTGTATTCAGAATGAAGCGCAGACTATAAGCGTGAGCATAGCCTTCTACCTCCATCCATAATAAATCGCTTTCCGCTTCACAGGCAATTTTTTCTTCATCCATCAATTCTGCCTCTACATACTTAATGGTGTCGGCTAATTTTGCTAAAAGTCGGCAAAAGTCGTTTAATTCCGCTTCAGTTAATTCTAGCGCCCAGTCGTCTGTACCCACTAAGCCTTTAAATTCCTCTGCGTCAGGATTCCAGCCAATCCGCCAACCTATTCCGCTTTTGATAACTCGTTGCATAGATTCTTTTTTAACGCCAAGGGGTGCAGAGGAGATTCTTGCCTATTTTAATTTTGAACAGGATTAAAGATATTAACTAGGACTTGGACGAGGTTATTGCGCTGCTTGCGGGTAAGTTTAGCTATGGCGGTGCGATCGCTCTCAATCGGATTTTGCTGTAATGTGTCATTACCTGGATAGGAGATTTGATACATTGTTTCATTGGCATTGAGATAATCCGCCAAAGTCAACTTCCAATCTAGACGATATAAAGGTGATCTACCTTTTATATAAATGTGGTAGCGAATCATCCGACTGGCTAATGTATTATTCTCAGCAACTTTCTTAGTATCTTTACTGATATATTGATTTTCTTTCGGCAGGTCTGGTAATTGCTGATAAACTAGTTGCCAAACATCGCTAGGACTGATTCTCTGAGCTACGGCAGGTGAAATAGTAAATAAACTTGTACTTGCTGTACCTAAAATTATTACGCCCACTGTGATTAAGGTCATGATGAGGGCTGAGTTGAACCGCAAAAATAAAAGTTTTTTCTTTTTCATATGCACAAGATTCTGAGATGAAAGTAATACTGAGGATTTTTTACTCAGAATGGGTAATTTCATCTCAGTATTAGTTAACGGAGTTTTTTAAAGTTCGCCGATAATTTCTGGCTGAGTCATTTCGTCAGACATCTCCAAAATAGCTCTGAGTACAGGTTTCATAATCGCATCTTCGTTATTTTCAAAATCTTCATAACGCCTGCGTTTGGCTCGATTTGCTACTTGAACCGTAATCCGATAACGATTTGAGGCGGCACTAATAAGCTCTTCAGCACGGAGCATAATCTGAGACTGAGTTGTCTCGAACTTGGAACGCTTAAGCATAGTTAGTTACTTTTGAGATTCTACCCTAGTTTAGCAGCACTAAATTACATATCTGGGAAACAATAGCAGACTTTTTTAAATCTAATTATTTAAGTTTAACATTCACTCACATCTTAAAATATACAATCCAGCTATGCCTAAATACAACACCCTCAGTAGACAGAAATCACTTTTTCTTTTAATAGCCCTGAGTTTCACTACTTTTTTTCTATCACCAATCTCACCTTCAAGGGCAGAAAGTATACCGAAGCCTTCAGATGCACCACTGGAATTAAATTTACTCAATAAGCCACAAGGTTTAGTAATTACAGCTAACACAATTAATCCAGAAAGATTAACTATTCCTAGTTTATGGTGGGCAAAAGA contains the following coding sequences:
- a CDS encoding phycocyanobilin:ferredoxin oxidoreductase, with translation MSSPSNPSLREQQHPLIRQLADCIETVWHKHLDLSPYNLPAELGYVEGRLEGEKLIIENRCYQTPQFRKMHLELAKVGNMLDILHCVMFPRPEYDIPMFGCDLVGGRGQISAAIADLSPVSLDRILPAEYNSALSELTVLNFSQPRELPEWGNIFSDFCLFVRPSSPAEEKMFLSRVEDFLDIHCRQASLSSPVVPEKVASILAGQQNYCSQQQQNDKTRRVLEKAFGQDWAENYMTTVLFDLPQ
- a CDS encoding DUF1818 family protein, with amino-acid sequence MQRVIKSGIGWRIGWNPDAEEFKGLVGTDDWALELTEAELNDFCRLLAKLADTIKYVEAELMDEEKIACEAESDLLWMEVEGYAHAYSLRFILNTGRCVEGKWDASAVSDLVQATEIFKVF
- a CDS encoding DNA-directed RNA polymerase subunit omega, with the translated sequence MLKRSKFETTQSQIMLRAEELISAASNRYRITVQVANRAKRRRYEDFENNEDAIMKPVLRAILEMSDEMTQPEIIGEL